Proteins encoded together in one Halothermothrix orenii H 168 window:
- a CDS encoding MraY family glycosyltransferase: protein MLNSILAFLLGLLVTFISTPLVKKMALTIGAVDMPNQRRLNSKPVPNLGGIAIYLGFVISVLLFSPAGSLLTGILLGGTVILLTGIIDDLRELPPFVKLLGQITAASILILYGVRVEFITNPFGGMFYLGFWGIPLTILWIVGITNTLNLIDGLDGLASGVATIASLTLFFVGLQEGQVYAPILSLALAGSALGFLKYNFNPAEIYMGDTGAMFLGYILAAVSAAGALKSAAAVTIIVPLLALGVPIFDTVFAIIRRICNGKPIGEADNGHIHHRLLALGMDQRQAVMTVYGVSFFLGLVALVINSSNFYDAIIVFFMVVVALVYGAWKLGIFSVEIPGEGVNPTSSKEMG from the coding sequence ATGTTAAACAGTATTCTGGCCTTTTTACTGGGCTTACTGGTGACTTTTATAAGCACACCTCTGGTTAAAAAAATGGCTCTGACAATAGGGGCAGTGGATATGCCGAATCAGAGGAGGTTAAATAGCAAACCTGTTCCTAACCTCGGGGGGATAGCTATATATCTCGGATTTGTTATTTCTGTATTACTATTTTCCCCGGCGGGTTCATTATTAACAGGAATACTTCTGGGAGGAACGGTTATCCTGTTAACCGGAATTATTGATGACCTCAGAGAGTTACCTCCTTTTGTTAAATTGCTGGGTCAGATTACCGCTGCTTCTATTCTCATACTCTATGGTGTCAGGGTAGAATTTATAACAAATCCCTTTGGAGGAATGTTCTATCTAGGATTCTGGGGAATTCCTTTGACCATTTTGTGGATAGTAGGGATAACCAATACCCTTAATTTAATTGACGGTCTGGATGGCCTGGCATCCGGGGTAGCTACCATTGCTTCCCTGACGTTATTTTTTGTTGGTTTACAGGAAGGACAAGTATATGCCCCGATCCTGTCCCTGGCTCTGGCTGGAAGTGCCCTCGGGTTTTTAAAATATAATTTTAACCCGGCCGAGATATATATGGGGGATACCGGAGCCATGTTTCTGGGTTATATTCTGGCCGCAGTATCGGCGGCAGGAGCTTTGAAGAGTGCTGCTGCTGTTACCATAATAGTTCCTTTGCTGGCCCTGGGGGTTCCTATTTTTGATACCGTATTTGCTATTATTAGAAGGATCTGTAACGGGAAACCCATCGGGGAAGCTGATAATGGTCATATCCATCACCGGCTTCTGGCCCTGGGGATGGATCAGCGCCAGGCTGTGATGACTGTATATGGAGTCAGCTTTTTTCTTGGGTTAGTGGCCCTTGTTATCAATAGCTCTAATTTTTACGATGCTATAATTGTATTCTTTATGGTAGTGGTGGCCCTGGTATACGGGGCCTGGAAGCTGGGTATTTTCTCTGTAGAGATACCCGGTGAAGGTGTTAATCCAACTTCCAGTAAAGAGATGGGTTAG
- the upp gene encoding uracil phosphoribosyltransferase codes for MGKVTVIDHPLIQHKLTLIRNKDTGPKEFRELVDEVATLMAYEVTRDLPLEEVEVETPIQKARFKVISGKKLGVVPILRAGLGMLDGVLKLIPAAKVGHIGLYRDPDTLKPVEYYCKLPSDVNERDLIVVDPMLATGGSAAAAISFIKERNPRSIKFMCLIAAPEGVERLQEEHPDVSIFTAAVDEKLNDHAYIVPGLGDAGDRLYGTK; via the coding sequence ATGGGAAAGGTAACCGTTATCGACCATCCACTAATACAACATAAATTAACCCTGATCAGGAATAAAGATACCGGTCCCAAAGAATTCAGGGAACTGGTAGATGAAGTAGCCACCTTGATGGCCTACGAAGTGACCAGGGATCTACCCCTGGAAGAGGTTGAAGTTGAGACCCCTATTCAGAAGGCCAGATTTAAAGTAATATCCGGGAAAAAGCTGGGAGTTGTTCCCATCCTGAGGGCAGGACTCGGTATGCTTGACGGGGTCTTGAAACTTATTCCTGCGGCCAAGGTGGGACATATAGGGCTTTACCGTGACCCTGATACATTAAAACCGGTCGAATATTACTGTAAGCTCCCTTCAGATGTAAATGAGAGGGATTTAATTGTTGTTGATCCTATGCTGGCTACCGGAGGTTCAGCTGCAGCGGCTATCAGTTTCATAAAGGAACGTAATCCCAGGAGTATTAAGTTTATGTGTCTTATAGCTGCTCCTGAGGGAGTTGAGAGATTACAGGAAGAGCACCCTGATGTCAGTATTTTTACGGCTGCTGTAGATGAGAAGTTAAATGATCATGCCTATATTGTACCTGGACTTGGTGATGCCGGAGACAGGCTTTATGGTACTAAATGA
- the rpiB gene encoding ribose 5-phosphate isomerase B yields MPKLLFVCTGNTCRSPMARFLLEKMLSQNKDLNKKWEIDSAGIAAFPGGKASDNAVRVLGEEGIDLTGHLSKQVDGDLIKDVDIILTMTINHKDMLLDNFPEAKGKVYTLKEFAGQAENPDVSDPFGQSLEIYRQTRDEIKKYLQKIMGKLNYYNSEEGIEGMVENNIKRGDIDMKIAIGSDHAGYEMKQEIIKLLDELGYDVSDMGTDSDESVDYPDFAYKVASGVASGEYDRGLLVCGTGIGMSIAANKVEGVRAALCHDVFSARAARNHNNANVLALGSRVIGIGLAKEIVKTWLEAGFDGDRHERRVNKITRIERGEY; encoded by the coding sequence ATGCCTAAATTACTCTTTGTCTGTACAGGGAATACCTGCCGTAGTCCCATGGCCAGGTTTCTGCTGGAGAAGATGTTATCTCAAAATAAAGATTTAAACAAAAAATGGGAAATAGATTCAGCCGGTATTGCGGCCTTTCCCGGTGGTAAAGCCAGTGATAATGCTGTCAGGGTTCTGGGCGAAGAAGGAATAGACCTGACAGGTCATCTTTCTAAACAGGTAGATGGTGACTTAATTAAAGATGTCGATATTATTTTAACTATGACGATTAATCATAAAGATATGCTCCTTGATAACTTTCCTGAAGCTAAAGGCAAGGTCTATACCCTTAAGGAATTTGCCGGTCAGGCTGAAAATCCCGATGTTTCAGATCCTTTCGGGCAGTCCCTGGAGATATACCGCCAGACCCGGGATGAAATAAAGAAGTATCTTCAAAAAATAATGGGAAAATTGAATTATTATAATAGTGAAGAAGGAATAGAAGGGATGGTCGAGAATAATATTAAAAGAGGTGATATAGATATGAAAATAGCTATTGGATCAGATCATGCCGGCTATGAAATGAAACAGGAGATTATTAAACTACTGGACGAGCTGGGATATGATGTATCAGATATGGGTACTGATTCCGATGAATCTGTAGACTATCCTGATTTTGCCTATAAAGTAGCATCAGGGGTTGCCTCCGGGGAGTATGACCGGGGACTTCTGGTGTGTGGTACCGGAATTGGCATGTCTATTGCTGCCAATAAGGTTGAGGGAGTCAGGGCTGCCCTCTGCCATGATGTTTTTTCTGCCCGGGCTGCCAGAAATCATAATAATGCCAATGTCCTGGCCCTGGGTTCTAGGGTTATAGGGATAGGTCTGGCTAAAGAGATAGTCAAAACCTGGCTGGAAGCTGGTTTTGATGGAGACAGGCATGAAAGAAGGGTTAATAAAATTACCAGGATTGAAAGGGGAGAATACTAA
- a CDS encoding manganese efflux pump MntP family protein yields MGFIEVAALAVALGTDAFSVAVVVGVQQFKPSKIVEISAIIGLFHIIMPLTGYYGGHAIEELVTRYFWSYGQVDKFFKIIGAGLLLLIGFYMIVEKWLGREQELKNFDLTGWGIIALAISVSMDALSVGISLGMLDVGIFAVVLFGGVATVMMASGLSLGSKVGSWIGDDTQVIGGLALIYLGLHFMGLV; encoded by the coding sequence TTGGGTTTTATAGAAGTGGCAGCCCTGGCAGTAGCCCTGGGAACTGATGCCTTCTCGGTTGCTGTTGTGGTAGGAGTTCAGCAATTTAAACCCTCAAAAATAGTTGAGATTAGCGCCATTATTGGCCTTTTTCATATTATTATGCCCCTGACCGGGTATTATGGTGGCCATGCCATAGAAGAATTGGTAACCAGGTATTTCTGGAGCTATGGCCAGGTCGATAAGTTTTTTAAAATCATCGGGGCAGGCCTTTTATTACTGATAGGTTTCTATATGATAGTTGAAAAGTGGCTGGGGAGGGAACAGGAACTCAAGAATTTTGATTTAACCGGTTGGGGGATTATTGCCCTGGCCATAAGTGTCAGTATGGATGCCCTTTCGGTTGGTATTAGCCTGGGGATGCTGGATGTTGGCATTTTTGCAGTTGTTTTGTTTGGAGGTGTAGCCACGGTTATGATGGCCTCCGGCTTATCCCTGGGTTCTAAAGTGGGTTCCTGGATTGGGGATGATACCCAGGTTATCGGGGGACTGGCTTTAATTTATCTGGGCCTCCATTTTATGGGGTTAGTCTAG
- a CDS encoding L-threonylcarbamoyladenylate synthase: MEYKTRIGRVNRDLIKKQDILKLKENDAIREGASLLQKGEVVAFPTETVYGLGADATSESAVKKIFKAKGRPRDNPLIVHIGEMDQLYDIIKNPLSDTTRRLIKHFWPGPLTLIFEKKETIPGVTTAGLESVAVRFPDNPVARALIGLSSVPVAAPSANLSGSPSPTRAEHVFKDLKGRIPFIIDGGPSSVGVESTVIDIRSGNPVILRPGGVTREEIAEVTGFSPENPDNEDRKKPLSPGMKYRHYSPRTPLYLIEIRDFDKIRDVGEKYKGYNLALVITSETDMVLKESLKSFSTTGIKKVVIGSRNDFKKIAACMFDILRNLDTDNIDLIFFETIPEKGLGEAIMNRLAKAATGKIVVE; the protein is encoded by the coding sequence ATGGAATATAAAACCAGAATCGGCAGGGTCAATCGGGACCTTATTAAAAAACAGGATATACTTAAACTGAAAGAGAATGATGCTATCAGGGAAGGGGCCTCCCTTTTGCAAAAAGGGGAGGTTGTTGCTTTTCCTACAGAGACGGTATACGGGTTAGGGGCAGATGCTACCAGTGAAAGTGCTGTCAAAAAAATTTTTAAAGCCAAAGGTCGGCCCCGGGATAACCCTCTAATTGTTCATATCGGTGAGATGGATCAGCTTTACGACATTATAAAAAACCCCCTCTCCGATACGACCCGTAGATTAATAAAACATTTCTGGCCCGGACCCCTGACCCTTATTTTTGAAAAAAAAGAGACGATTCCCGGGGTGACTACAGCCGGTCTTGAGAGTGTAGCGGTCAGGTTTCCGGACAACCCGGTAGCAAGGGCATTAATTGGTTTGAGCTCTGTCCCGGTTGCTGCCCCCAGTGCCAATCTCTCGGGATCACCGAGTCCTACCAGGGCTGAGCATGTTTTTAAAGATTTAAAGGGTAGGATTCCCTTTATAATTGATGGTGGACCGTCCTCTGTCGGAGTAGAATCGACTGTGATTGATATCAGGAGTGGGAACCCTGTTATTCTCCGCCCCGGTGGTGTTACCAGGGAGGAGATAGCTGAAGTAACCGGGTTTAGCCCGGAAAATCCTGATAATGAAGATAGAAAAAAGCCCCTGTCACCAGGTATGAAGTACCGCCATTATTCCCCCCGGACCCCCTTGTATTTAATTGAAATCAGAGATTTTGATAAAATTAGAGACGTTGGAGAAAAATATAAAGGATACAATCTTGCCCTCGTAATTACTTCAGAAACGGATATGGTTTTAAAAGAAAGCCTGAAAAGTTTTTCAACTACAGGTATTAAAAAGGTTGTAATTGGTTCCAGGAATGATTTTAAAAAGATTGCAGCCTGCATGTTCGATATCTTAAGGAATCTGGATACTGATAATATTGATCTTATTTTCTTTGAAACCATTCCGGAGAAGGGACTGGGGGAGGCTATAATGAATAGACTGGCCAAAGCAGCAACGGGGAAAATTGTTGTTGAGTGA
- the prmC gene encoding peptide chain release factor N(5)-glutamine methyltransferase, whose product MTVKEVLNSAIDFFKKQNIDNPRLDAEVLLAHLLDMERIQLYVKYDLPLKNKEVEAYREMVINRARGIPVAYLTGHKEFMSLDFKVNRSVLIPRPETEILVEEIISLCQAKNIDNPNIVDVGTGSGVIAVSLAHYLPGARVLGIDISDKALEVARTNIKRHNLGERVKVIKGNLLDPLIKMEKDNVNIVVSNPPYLTGNEMKKLPLEVTYEPSQALDGGADGLKIYRELIPRALKVLVPGGILGLEIGYHQADSIRDILSGLPWGDIRVLQDYSGLDRVVIARKK is encoded by the coding sequence GTGACTGTAAAAGAGGTATTAAACAGTGCTATTGATTTTTTTAAAAAGCAGAATATAGATAATCCCCGGCTTGATGCTGAAGTCCTTCTGGCTCATCTCCTTGATATGGAACGGATTCAGCTTTATGTTAAATATGATTTACCGCTAAAAAATAAAGAAGTTGAAGCTTACCGGGAGATGGTTATTAACCGGGCCAGGGGGATACCTGTTGCCTATCTAACAGGACACAAAGAATTTATGTCCCTTGATTTTAAAGTGAACAGGAGTGTTTTAATACCCAGACCGGAGACCGAGATTCTGGTGGAAGAGATAATTTCACTCTGTCAGGCAAAAAATATTGATAATCCCAATATCGTTGATGTAGGAACGGGGAGCGGGGTTATAGCTGTCAGCCTTGCTCACTATCTCCCCGGAGCCCGGGTTCTGGGGATTGATATATCCGATAAGGCTCTGGAAGTGGCCCGGACCAACATCAAGAGGCATAATCTAGGGGAGAGGGTCAAGGTTATTAAGGGTAATTTACTTGATCCTTTAATTAAAATGGAAAAGGATAATGTTAATATAGTTGTCTCCAATCCCCCTTACCTGACCGGAAATGAAATGAAAAAACTGCCGCTGGAAGTTACCTATGAGCCTTCACAGGCCCTTGATGGAGGGGCTGATGGCTTAAAGATTTACCGGGAGTTAATCCCGCGGGCTTTGAAAGTACTTGTCCCGGGAGGTATTTTAGGACTGGAGATAGGTTACCATCAGGCCGACAGTATCAGGGATATTTTGTCAGGCCTGCCCTGGGGTGATATCAGGGTTTTACAGGATTATTCTGGCCTGGACCGGGTTGTTATTGCCCGCAAAAAATAA
- the prfA gene encoding peptide chain release factor 1, whose protein sequence is MFDLTKKLDKLVDRYNELNKEISDPDVINNSEQYQKLLKEHGKLKEIVSKYREYKKVLSRVEEAHSIIEEEEEQEVRELAEMELKELTPRKEKMEDELTYMLLPEDPNDEKNVIVEIRAGAGGDEAGLFAADLYRMYSRYAESKNWKTEVISANASGIGGYKEIIFTVEGKNVYSRLKYESGVHRVQRVPTTESGGRIHTSTATVAVLPEAEEVDVDIDPNDLRIDVYRSSGPGGQSVNTTDSAVRITHEPTGLVVSCQDEKSQHKNKARAMRILRARLKELMEKEKQAEIDEARKSQIGSGDRSEKIRTYNFPQGRVSDHRINLTIHQLNDILDGNLDLIIDNLIKEDTIKRLEKLK, encoded by the coding sequence ATGTTTGATTTAACGAAAAAACTTGATAAATTAGTCGATAGATATAATGAACTTAACAAAGAAATCAGTGACCCTGATGTTATTAATAACAGTGAACAGTATCAAAAACTTCTCAAAGAACATGGTAAATTAAAAGAGATTGTCAGCAAATACAGGGAGTACAAAAAGGTGCTAAGCCGGGTTGAAGAAGCCCACTCCATTATTGAAGAGGAAGAGGAGCAGGAAGTTAGAGAACTGGCTGAAATGGAGCTTAAGGAATTAACCCCGCGCAAGGAGAAAATGGAAGATGAGCTTACCTATATGTTGCTACCTGAAGACCCCAATGATGAAAAAAATGTTATTGTTGAAATCAGGGCCGGGGCCGGAGGAGACGAAGCCGGCCTTTTTGCTGCTGACCTTTACCGGATGTATTCCCGGTATGCTGAAAGCAAAAACTGGAAAACAGAAGTTATAAGTGCCAATGCTTCTGGAATAGGCGGGTATAAGGAGATTATATTTACGGTTGAAGGAAAAAATGTATACAGCCGTCTTAAATATGAAAGTGGGGTGCACCGGGTTCAGAGGGTTCCGACCACTGAATCTGGAGGCCGGATTCATACATCTACAGCCACTGTTGCCGTTCTACCTGAGGCTGAAGAGGTTGATGTAGATATTGACCCCAATGATTTACGGATAGATGTTTACAGGTCAAGTGGCCCCGGAGGGCAGAGTGTTAATACTACTGACTCTGCCGTGCGGATAACCCATGAACCGACAGGGCTGGTTGTATCCTGTCAGGATGAAAAATCACAGCATAAGAACAAAGCCAGGGCCATGCGTATTCTACGGGCACGGCTCAAGGAGTTAATGGAAAAAGAAAAGCAGGCGGAAATTGATGAAGCCCGGAAAAGCCAGATCGGCTCCGGGGACCGCAGTGAGAAAATCAGGACCTATAATTTCCCCCAGGGACGGGTCAGTGACCACAGAATCAATTTGACCATTCATCAATTGAATGATATTCTGGACGGAAACCTGGATCTTATTATTGATAATTTAATTAAAGAAGATACTATTAAAAGATTGGAGAAGCTAAAATAG
- a CDS encoding DUF1385 domain-containing protein, translating to MSEPQYGGQAVIEGVMMRGKDRAAIAVRKPTDEIVVERIHLRSIGERFPFLKWPFIRGVVALISSLTIGVKSLTYSANEATEEEEEISPWEMALSVVISFALAILLFVAFPAGVIALIQPLVEQSIVLNIIEGLVKITAFLTYLFIISRMKEVKRVFMYHGAEHKVIHNYESNLPLTVENARKFSTLHPRCGTNFIFLVILLSIFFFSFFGRPPFLERILYHLLLLPIIAGVSYEIIKLAGRDKVNPFIRCIATPGLWLQKLTTVEPDDSMLEVAIAALKAVLPEEERNGSNV from the coding sequence ATGAGTGAACCACAATACGGTGGTCAGGCTGTTATTGAAGGTGTAATGATGAGAGGTAAGGACAGGGCAGCCATAGCTGTCCGTAAACCTACGGATGAAATTGTTGTGGAAAGAATCCACCTCAGGTCCATCGGGGAAAGGTTTCCCTTTTTAAAATGGCCATTTATTAGAGGTGTTGTTGCCCTTATCAGTTCATTGACGATTGGTGTTAAATCTTTAACCTATTCTGCAAATGAGGCCACAGAGGAAGAGGAGGAAATCTCTCCCTGGGAAATGGCCCTGAGTGTTGTTATATCCTTTGCCCTGGCTATTTTGCTTTTTGTCGCTTTTCCAGCCGGGGTTATTGCTTTGATTCAGCCACTGGTTGAACAGAGTATAGTTCTGAATATTATAGAGGGACTGGTTAAGATAACTGCTTTTTTGACTTATCTTTTTATTATTTCAAGAATGAAAGAAGTTAAAAGGGTATTTATGTATCACGGGGCTGAACACAAGGTTATTCATAATTATGAATCAAATTTACCCCTTACTGTGGAAAATGCCCGTAAATTCAGTACCCTTCATCCCAGGTGTGGGACCAACTTTATTTTTCTGGTGATTTTGTTGAGTATATTTTTCTTTTCATTTTTTGGCCGGCCTCCTTTTCTGGAAAGGATCTTATACCATTTATTACTTCTGCCGATTATTGCCGGGGTATCCTATGAGATAATTAAACTGGCTGGTCGTGATAAGGTTAATCCCTTTATCCGTTGTATTGCTACCCCGGGACTGTGGCTGCAAAAATTAACGACAGTCGAACCAGATGATTCTATGCTAGAGGTTGCTATCGCTGCCCTTAAGGCAGTATTACCAGAAGAAGAAAGGAATGGGTCAAATGTTTGA
- a CDS encoding thymidine kinase: MYQINNTGWIEVITGPMYCGKSEELIRRLRRVEIARQKAHVFKPVIDNRYSNKDVVSHNGERIEAIPVNHPEEILQRIDKNTEVVGIDEVQFFSNGIISICEQLADEGKRVIVAGLDRDFRGEPFGPVPELLARAEYVDKLHAICVKCGELASRTQRLIDGEPASYDDPVIMVGAEEVYEARCRKCHEVKNKRGEKNE, encoded by the coding sequence ATGTACCAGATAAACAATACTGGATGGATAGAGGTTATTACCGGTCCCATGTACTGTGGTAAAAGTGAAGAACTGATCCGGCGGTTGCGCCGGGTTGAAATAGCCAGACAGAAAGCTCATGTTTTTAAACCGGTTATAGACAACCGCTATAGTAATAAGGATGTTGTTTCCCATAATGGGGAAAGAATTGAGGCTATACCGGTCAATCACCCTGAGGAAATTTTACAGAGGATTGATAAAAATACCGAAGTGGTCGGAATAGATGAAGTACAGTTTTTTAGTAACGGGATCATTTCTATCTGTGAACAACTTGCTGATGAGGGGAAGAGGGTTATTGTGGCCGGCCTGGATCGCGATTTCAGGGGGGAACCCTTTGGCCCGGTACCGGAACTACTGGCCAGGGCTGAATATGTCGATAAACTCCATGCAATCTGTGTAAAATGTGGGGAACTGGCCAGCCGTACTCAGCGACTGATTGATGGAGAACCAGCTTCTTACGATGATCCCGTAATTATGGTTGGGGCTGAAGAGGTATATGAAGCCCGTTGTCGAAAATGCCATGAAGTAAAGAATAAAAGGGGAGAAAAGAATGAGTGA
- the rpmE gene encoding 50S ribosomal protein L31, with protein MKKGIHPEIKKTKIVCACGAEYETNSTKEDIHVEVCSRCHPFYTGKQRKATKGGRIERFNKKYGLSEE; from the coding sequence ATGAAAAAAGGTATTCATCCCGAGATTAAGAAGACCAAGATTGTATGTGCCTGTGGTGCTGAATATGAAACAAACTCCACTAAAGAAGATATCCATGTAGAAGTATGCTCCAGGTGTCATCCCTTTTACACAGGTAAACAGCGCAAAGCCACTAAAGGTGGTCGGATCGAAAGGTTTAACAAAAAATACGGGCTTTCTGAAGAGTAG
- the rho gene encoding transcription termination factor Rho: MLNISELEKKTITELHKLAKELDVTGYTHMRKKDLIFAILKRETEKGGHIFAEGVLEIVNGEGYGFLRPSKYVPSSDDIYISASQIRRFDLRTGDVVSGQVREPKEGERYFALLRIEAVNFQDPERARDRAYFEDLTPLYPVERLKLEYHPNEISTRLIDLVAPIGKGQRGLIVSPPKAGKTVLLKKIANSITHNYPEARLMILLIDERPEEVTDMKRSVDAEVISSTFDEPPENHLQVAELVLKKAKRLVEHKYDVIILLDSITRLARAANVTIPPSGRTLSGGLDPNAMHFPKRFFGAGRNIEEGGSLTILATALVDTGSRMDDVIYEEFKGTGNMEIHLNRHLAEQRLFPAIDIKKSGTRKEELLLDKKELDTMWKLRKGIANTSTTEIMESFIKQLHNTRTNRDLLVSLNRVFG; encoded by the coding sequence TTGCTTAATATCAGTGAACTTGAGAAAAAAACTATTACTGAGTTACATAAACTGGCTAAAGAGCTCGATGTTACCGGATATACTCATATGAGAAAAAAAGACTTAATCTTTGCTATTTTAAAGAGAGAAACGGAGAAGGGGGGGCATATTTTTGCTGAAGGGGTTCTCGAGATTGTTAATGGTGAAGGCTATGGTTTTTTAAGGCCTTCTAAATATGTTCCCTCCAGTGATGATATCTATATATCGGCTTCCCAGATCAGGAGGTTTGATTTGAGAACTGGTGATGTAGTATCAGGACAGGTACGGGAGCCTAAAGAGGGAGAGAGGTATTTTGCCCTGCTCAGGATAGAGGCCGTCAATTTTCAGGATCCAGAGAGGGCCAGGGACAGGGCTTATTTTGAAGACCTGACTCCCCTTTATCCTGTGGAAAGGTTAAAACTGGAATATCATCCCAATGAAATTTCTACCCGATTGATAGATCTGGTGGCTCCAATTGGAAAGGGGCAGCGGGGGTTAATAGTATCCCCACCGAAGGCCGGAAAAACGGTTCTATTAAAAAAGATAGCCAATAGTATTACCCATAATTACCCTGAAGCCAGGTTGATGATTTTATTAATAGATGAGAGGCCTGAAGAGGTTACTGATATGAAAAGGTCAGTTGATGCTGAGGTAATCAGTTCTACTTTTGATGAACCACCGGAAAACCACCTTCAGGTGGCTGAACTGGTTTTAAAGAAGGCTAAACGCCTGGTAGAACACAAATATGATGTAATAATCCTCCTTGATAGTATAACCCGACTGGCCCGCGCAGCCAATGTAACCATACCACCAAGCGGCCGTACTCTCTCCGGTGGATTAGACCCCAATGCCATGCATTTCCCAAAAAGGTTTTTTGGGGCAGGGCGGAATATTGAAGAAGGTGGCAGTTTAACTATTCTGGCTACAGCCCTGGTAGATACCGGTAGCAGGATGGATGATGTTATTTATGAAGAGTTTAAGGGAACGGGAAATATGGAAATACATTTAAATCGTCACCTGGCAGAACAGAGGCTATTCCCGGCTATTGATATCAAGAAGTCAGGAACGAGAAAGGAAGAACTCCTCCTTGATAAAAAAGAACTGGATACTATGTGGAAGTTGCGTAAAGGGATTGCAAACACCAGTACCACAGAAATCATGGAGTCTTTTATAAAACAGCTTCATAATACCAGAACAAACAGGGATTTATTGGTAAGCCTCAACAGGGTATTTGGTTAA
- a CDS encoding class II fructose-1,6-bisphosphate aldolase, translated as MNLVPMAEILKKANKEGYAVGGFNINNLEFLQGIIEAAEEMNSPLILQTSEGAIKYIGIDYVIGMVEAATKNTTIPVALHLDHGSSFEVVMKCIRHGYSSVMIDGSHYPFEENVRLVKKVVEAAHSVGVSVEAELGKIGGTEDNVSVDEKDATYTDPDEAVEFVERTGVDALAIAIGTAHGVYKGKPELDFDRLTDIKSKLDMPLVLHGASGVPTEDVEKAVKLGINKVNVNTDFQQAFTERIKEIFDEKPDLYDPRKYCGPGRDAIKAKVKEKIKMLGSQNKA; from the coding sequence ATGAATTTAGTTCCAATGGCAGAGATACTCAAAAAAGCTAACAAAGAAGGCTATGCAGTTGGTGGGTTTAACATTAATAATCTGGAATTTTTACAGGGGATCATAGAAGCTGCTGAGGAGATGAATTCCCCACTTATTTTACAGACCAGTGAAGGTGCTATTAAATATATTGGTATTGATTATGTTATTGGTATGGTGGAAGCAGCCACCAAAAATACTACTATTCCGGTTGCGCTGCACCTGGACCATGGTAGCAGCTTTGAGGTAGTTATGAAGTGTATCAGGCATGGCTATTCTTCAGTTATGATTGATGGCTCTCACTATCCCTTTGAAGAAAATGTAAGACTGGTTAAAAAGGTAGTAGAAGCAGCCCATTCAGTCGGAGTTAGTGTTGAAGCTGAGCTTGGGAAAATAGGTGGAACTGAAGATAATGTATCTGTAGATGAAAAAGATGCTACATATACTGACCCGGATGAGGCTGTTGAATTTGTGGAAAGAACAGGGGTAGATGCCCTGGCTATAGCTATTGGTACTGCTCATGGGGTATACAAGGGTAAGCCTGAACTTGATTTTGATCGTTTAACAGATATCAAATCTAAATTAGATATGCCGCTGGTATTACACGGTGCTTCCGGTGTTCCTACTGAAGATGTAGAAAAGGCTGTAAAGCTGGGAATCAATAAAGTTAATGTAAATACCGATTTCCAGCAGGCCTTTACAGAAAGAATAAAAGAAATATTTGATGAAAAGCCTGATCTCTATGACCCCCGCAAATATTGTGGGCCGGGTCGTGACGCCATTAAAGCTAAAGTTAAAGAGAAGATTAAAATGCTGGGTAGTCAGAATAAAGCCTGA